A genomic window from Microbacterium sp. ET2 includes:
- a CDS encoding ComF family protein has translation MPFLSTVSESLADALALILPVECAGCDTEDQALCAGCRDALVPRPTRRLLDEEVWVHSALAFEGIPARVIRCLKEEGRTGLARPLGRALRDAILSSDAPGDAVVVPVPSSRRALRRRGFAVTPLLVRRAGFRTVGLLAPARVTADQRGLDRDARARNVAGSLRVRARSAELLRDRPIVIVDDVLTTGATLLEAAGTLRSAGLTVAAAATVAATPRRSSATHR, from the coding sequence ATGCCCTTCCTGTCCACCGTGTCCGAGTCGCTCGCAGACGCTCTCGCCCTCATCCTCCCGGTCGAGTGCGCCGGGTGCGACACCGAGGATCAGGCGCTCTGCGCGGGATGCCGCGATGCGCTCGTCCCGCGGCCGACGAGGCGTCTGCTCGACGAAGAGGTCTGGGTGCACAGCGCCCTCGCCTTCGAAGGGATTCCGGCCCGCGTCATCCGCTGCCTGAAGGAGGAGGGCCGCACGGGACTCGCCCGACCGCTGGGCAGGGCGCTGCGCGACGCCATCCTGTCCTCGGACGCGCCTGGGGACGCCGTCGTCGTTCCGGTGCCGTCCTCGCGCCGGGCGCTGCGTCGCCGCGGCTTCGCGGTGACGCCGCTCCTCGTCCGACGGGCCGGGTTCCGCACCGTCGGGCTGCTCGCACCCGCGCGGGTGACCGCCGATCAGCGGGGGCTCGATCGCGACGCCCGGGCGCGCAATGTGGCCGGGAGCCTGCGCGTCCGCGCGCGGAGTGCCGAGCTCCTGCGCGATCGCCCCATCGTGATCGTCGATGACGTCCTCACCACGGGAGCGACCCTCCTCGAAGCCGCGGGCACGCTCCGATCGGCGGGGCTCACCGTGGCCGCGGCGGCAACGGTCGCCGCGACTCCGCGGCGCTCATCCGCAACTCACAGGTGA
- a CDS encoding flagella basal body P-ring formation protein FlgA: protein MTAVDTGRRPRAFWADARFLLGILLIVASVAGVWFVVSAARQTVPVFVAARTIVSGEFVSTEDVRVEQVALGALEGSYLDPASWEGSLAEGIVATRTIASDELVPRSAVESADAVRTTSVVLRSSVDVPAAVEAGSVVEVWAAPLVEPGTYDVPRILVADATVASVTRDDSMIGGGAAALEIVIPRADVAVVLEAMSDESALSVVPAAGGAR, encoded by the coding sequence ATGACCGCTGTGGACACCGGCCGCCGCCCTCGCGCCTTCTGGGCCGACGCACGCTTCCTCCTCGGCATCCTTCTGATCGTGGCCTCCGTGGCCGGGGTCTGGTTCGTCGTCTCGGCCGCGCGCCAGACCGTGCCCGTCTTCGTCGCCGCTCGCACGATCGTCTCGGGGGAGTTCGTCTCGACCGAGGATGTGCGCGTCGAGCAGGTGGCTCTCGGCGCCCTCGAAGGGTCGTACCTCGATCCCGCGTCGTGGGAGGGGTCACTCGCGGAGGGGATCGTCGCTACGCGCACCATTGCCTCCGACGAACTCGTGCCGCGCAGCGCCGTCGAGTCCGCCGACGCGGTGCGCACCACCTCGGTCGTGCTCCGCAGCTCCGTCGACGTCCCGGCGGCGGTGGAGGCGGGATCGGTGGTGGAGGTGTGGGCGGCGCCGCTCGTGGAACCGGGCACCTACGACGTGCCGCGGATCCTCGTCGCGGACGCCACGGTCGCCTCTGTCACGCGCGACGACTCGATGATCGGCGGGGGCGCCGCCGCGCTGGAGATCGTCATCCCGCGCGCAGACGTCGCGGTCGTGCTCGAGGCCATGTCCGACGAGTCCGCGCTCTCGGTCGTGCCCGCGGCCGGAGGCGCACGATGA
- a CDS encoding Rv3235 family protein: MAPTPPAPARAPKPPTGARELSEYFAPQRTSTEALPDPQVFIENLTRGVLEVFAGVREVEQLARWLTEDAYRKLLTRANLAARARSARGVPAKRPVHQILTIRHSSPADGIIEGVVVVAGPARTRAVAVRLEGMDGRWRTTSLALL, translated from the coding sequence ATGGCACCGACGCCGCCGGCACCGGCCCGCGCACCCAAACCACCCACGGGTGCACGAGAGCTTTCGGAGTACTTCGCGCCTCAGCGCACCTCGACCGAGGCCCTCCCCGACCCGCAGGTCTTCATCGAGAACCTGACCCGCGGCGTGCTCGAAGTCTTCGCCGGGGTGCGCGAGGTCGAACAGCTCGCCCGCTGGCTGACGGAGGACGCGTACCGCAAGCTCCTCACCCGGGCGAACCTCGCCGCCCGCGCCCGCAGCGCCCGCGGGGTGCCGGCCAAGCGCCCGGTGCACCAGATCCTCACCATCCGGCACTCCTCGCCCGCCGACGGCATCATCGAGGGCGTCGTGGTGGTCGCGGGCCCGGCCCGCACCCGGGCGGTGGCCGTGCGCCTGGAGGGCATGGACGGTCGCTGGCGCACAACCTCGCTCGCCCTCCTGTGA
- the hpf gene encoding ribosome hibernation-promoting factor, HPF/YfiA family: MESSIVGVGVGITDRFRAVVEEKAPRIEHLAPRAQRLDVKVTHRTYRNGHVEDHTVELTVTGKGPVVRAEATDADKFTALDLAVDKLCEQLRRAKDKRVDARNHPRGPKFEKGTGALEGIDVEPASVDVLRAVATGEVPIVNGEAEEEEYTPVVIRTKEFGPEWMTVEDAVDRMELVGHDFFLFIDVRTDHPSVVYRRKGWDYGVISLTTQAQPAAELVS; encoded by the coding sequence ATGGAGAGCAGCATCGTCGGCGTAGGGGTCGGTATCACCGATCGGTTCCGCGCGGTCGTCGAGGAGAAGGCGCCCCGGATCGAACACCTCGCGCCGCGAGCCCAGCGCCTGGACGTCAAGGTCACCCATCGCACGTACCGCAACGGTCACGTGGAGGACCACACCGTGGAACTCACCGTCACGGGCAAGGGCCCGGTCGTGCGGGCCGAGGCGACCGACGCCGACAAGTTCACCGCCCTCGACCTCGCGGTCGACAAGCTCTGCGAGCAGCTGCGCCGCGCGAAGGACAAGCGGGTCGATGCGCGCAATCATCCGCGCGGCCCGAAGTTCGAAAAGGGCACCGGGGCGCTCGAGGGGATCGACGTCGAACCCGCATCCGTCGACGTGCTCCGTGCCGTCGCGACCGGTGAGGTGCCGATCGTGAACGGTGAGGCCGAGGAAGAGGAGTACACCCCCGTCGTCATCCGCACGAAGGAATTCGGGCCCGAATGGATGACCGTCGAGGACGCCGTGGACCGCATGGAACTCGTCGGACACGATTTCTTCCTCTTCATCGACGTCCGCACCGACCACCCGAGCGTGGTCTACCGCCGCAAGGGATGGGACTACGGCGTGATCTCACTGACCACGCAAGCGCAGCCGGCGGCGGAACTGGTCTCCTGA
- a CDS encoding PadR family transcriptional regulator, which translates to MSVPQSLLAILDQGPCYGYQLRAEHDRRTGADQPLNVGQIYRTLERLERDGLVVRGEPDTQGHIYWSITPAGSSAVAEWFGSPAPRARAGREDVAAKVALAASLPGVDVDDVLAAQRRSSAAELARVREELGAAEQADALPRALVLAARRDALEAEVRWLDHAAQVLAQHPDHALAVALATQRPRRGRPPRP; encoded by the coding sequence ATGTCGGTACCGCAGAGTCTCCTCGCGATCCTCGACCAGGGGCCGTGCTACGGCTACCAGCTGCGCGCCGAACACGATCGGCGCACCGGCGCGGATCAGCCTCTGAACGTCGGCCAGATCTACCGCACCCTCGAACGGCTCGAGCGCGACGGCCTGGTGGTGCGGGGAGAACCCGACACCCAGGGCCACATCTACTGGAGCATCACGCCGGCGGGATCGTCCGCCGTCGCGGAATGGTTCGGCTCGCCCGCTCCCCGCGCGCGGGCCGGCAGAGAGGATGTCGCGGCGAAGGTCGCCCTCGCCGCCAGCCTCCCGGGCGTCGACGTCGACGATGTGCTGGCGGCGCAGCGCCGCTCCTCGGCGGCGGAGCTGGCGCGGGTTCGCGAGGAGCTCGGCGCCGCCGAACAGGCCGATGCCCTCCCCCGGGCCCTCGTCCTCGCCGCCCGACGTGACGCACTCGAGGCCGAGGTGCGGTGGCTCGATCATGCGGCGCAGGTGCTGGCGCAGCATCCGGATCACGCGCTCGCCGTCGCCCTGGCTACCCAGAGACCGCGTCGGGGGCGCCCTCCGCGACCGTGA
- a CDS encoding LpqB family beta-propeller domain-containing protein, whose translation MRGAARGVRALHALAVAVLTVLALTACAGLPLTGTVQGGRSVGEQLPGPDFLRLPDRPQPGATPEEIVDGFLRAGAGPLSDWARAREFLAPALRDTWDPTAGVIIEPTGTTRTPVAVGENAVEVAVAPTATVDATGVYEPATGGTLPLRFELLQQEDGEWRISQAPDGIVLDRDSFVTAFDRYTLAFFDPTFEYLVPDGRWFPTTNAATRIAAALVEGSPVEWLAGSVVSAFPDSVALSPTAVPVSLGEAQVSLNEAALTVEQLTLDRMQTQLDESLASAGVTRVQMRVGSSDVEAGTVAVRSTRVAAQPLVVTADGFGFLTGDELDRVPGLSDALDQAADVDALQLSPDRVFAAARFAGDGSTGRVDADGDVQVFDQRPGLVAPTIDPFGYVWTVPEATPAALRAWVPSGPIEIANAWPGAATISAMALSRDGTRLAAAVTVGGRTTLSVAGVIRDGDGVPSGLGDPVVIGDLEGAVSSVTWLDDSSVAALIDGGTEPRLREQVVGGEGTESAAPAGADTLAGGNSASSLRVHTDQGGLFVRRGANWTQTAEGILVLATQQGAPR comes from the coding sequence GTGAGAGGCGCGGCGAGGGGCGTCCGCGCGCTGCACGCCCTCGCGGTGGCGGTCCTCACCGTCCTCGCGCTCACCGCGTGCGCGGGGCTTCCCCTCACCGGAACGGTGCAGGGCGGGCGTTCGGTGGGGGAGCAGCTCCCGGGGCCCGACTTCCTGCGTCTTCCCGACCGGCCGCAGCCGGGCGCGACACCGGAGGAGATCGTCGACGGATTCCTCCGCGCCGGGGCGGGCCCGCTCAGCGACTGGGCGCGGGCGCGCGAATTCCTCGCGCCCGCCCTTCGGGATACATGGGATCCGACGGCGGGGGTCATCATCGAACCGACCGGCACGACCCGCACGCCGGTCGCCGTCGGCGAGAACGCCGTCGAGGTGGCGGTCGCCCCGACGGCGACCGTGGACGCGACCGGGGTCTATGAACCCGCCACCGGCGGCACCCTGCCGCTGCGGTTCGAACTGCTTCAGCAGGAGGACGGCGAGTGGCGGATCAGCCAGGCACCCGACGGCATCGTGCTCGACCGCGATTCGTTCGTCACCGCCTTCGATCGGTACACCCTCGCCTTCTTCGACCCGACCTTCGAGTACCTCGTTCCCGACGGGCGGTGGTTCCCGACGACGAACGCCGCCACGCGCATCGCCGCGGCCCTCGTCGAGGGTTCGCCGGTGGAGTGGCTGGCAGGCTCGGTGGTCTCGGCCTTCCCCGACAGTGTGGCGCTCAGCCCGACTGCGGTCCCGGTGTCTCTGGGCGAGGCGCAGGTGAGCCTCAACGAGGCGGCGCTGACGGTCGAGCAGCTCACCCTCGACCGGATGCAGACCCAGCTCGATGAGAGCCTGGCCTCCGCCGGGGTGACCCGGGTGCAGATGCGGGTGGGGTCCTCCGACGTCGAGGCGGGAACCGTCGCCGTGCGCTCCACCCGTGTCGCAGCCCAGCCGCTCGTTGTCACAGCCGATGGATTCGGGTTCCTCACCGGCGACGAACTCGACCGCGTGCCGGGACTGTCCGATGCGCTGGATCAGGCGGCGGACGTCGACGCGCTGCAGCTGTCGCCCGACCGCGTCTTCGCCGCCGCACGCTTCGCAGGCGACGGATCGACCGGTCGCGTGGACGCCGACGGCGACGTGCAGGTGTTCGATCAGCGTCCCGGTCTGGTCGCGCCGACGATCGACCCGTTCGGCTACGTCTGGACCGTTCCCGAGGCGACTCCGGCCGCGCTGCGGGCGTGGGTGCCGAGCGGACCGATCGAGATCGCCAACGCCTGGCCGGGCGCCGCCACGATCTCGGCGATGGCGCTGTCGCGCGACGGCACACGCCTGGCCGCGGCCGTGACCGTCGGTGGGCGGACGACGCTGAGCGTCGCCGGCGTGATCCGGGATGGGGATGGAGTGCCGAGCGGCCTCGGCGACCCGGTCGTCATCGGCGACCTGGAGGGCGCGGTGTCGTCGGTCACCTGGCTCGACGACTCGTCTGTGGCCGCCCTCATCGACGGCGGCACGGAGCCGCGCCTGCGGGAGCAGGTCGTGGGGGGCGAGGGGACGGAGTCCGCGGCGCCCGCCGGAGCCGACACCCTCGCAGGTGGCAACTCCGCCTCCTCGCTGCGGGTCCACACCGATCAGGGCGGCCTGTTCGTTCGTCGCGGCGCGAACTGGACGCAGACGGCGGAGGGCATCCTCGTCCTGGCGACTCAGCAGGGGGCGCCGCGCTGA
- the secA gene encoding preprotein translocase subunit SecA: MANPLEKLLRAGEGRILRQLQRIVKAVNALEEDYAQLTDEELRGETAELRARHEAGETLDQLLPEAFAAVREAAKRTLGQRHYDVQIMGGAALHLGNIAEMKTGEGKTLVATLPAYLNAIAGKGVHVITVNDFLASYQSELMGRIFRALGMTTGTIVSGQNPQVRREQYNADITYGTNNEFGFDYLRDNMAWRKEDLVQRGHFFAIVDEVDSILIDEARTPLIISGPSSGEANRWFTEFAKIARTLEPGVDYEIDEKKRTVGVLEPGIEKVEDYLGIDNLYESANTPLISFLNNSIKALALFKRDTDYVVMNDEVMIVDEHTGRILVGRRYNEGIHQAIEAKEGVPVKAENQTLATVTLQNYFRLYEKLSGMTGTAETEAAEFMSTYKLGVVPIPTNKPMVRKDQSDLVYKNEEAKFAQVVEDIVERHAKGQPVLVGTVSVEKSEYLSRLLAKKGVKHEVLNAKNHAREAEIVARAGRLGAVTVATNMAGRGTDIMLGGNAEFFAVQEMKAKGLDSLETPDEYEAEWDAVYDAVREGVSEEAAKVVETGGLYVLGTERHESRRIDNQLRGRSGRQGDPGESRFYLSLTDDLMRLFQSGAAEAIMARTNFPDDVAIESGMVSRAIKSAQSQVEARNAEIRKNVLKYDDVLNRQREAIYADRRHILQGDDIADRVQHFIEDAINAVIDDHTSSGHTESWDFDALWTELKTLYPVSVTIDEVVAEAGNKGRITPEVLKRELLSDAKIAYDNREESLGSPAMRELERRVVLQVLDRRWRDHLYEMDYLKDGIGLRAMAQRDPLIEYQREGYQMFQAMMGQIKEESVGYLYNLDVEVRRAGEGDQPAEVEAKGLGAVPVEGERLQYSAANDAGEVEVRNDRGQVQQAATNRIRQAAAAATTVAEPPEAPAPRGAFGQRTGADAAGGPPKPAPQNRAERRAAGKKR; encoded by the coding sequence GTGGCCAATCCTCTCGAGAAACTGCTCCGCGCCGGCGAGGGCCGGATCCTGCGGCAGCTGCAGCGGATCGTGAAGGCGGTGAACGCCCTCGAAGAGGACTACGCCCAGCTCACCGACGAGGAGCTGCGCGGCGAGACCGCCGAACTGCGCGCCCGCCACGAAGCCGGCGAGACGCTGGATCAGCTGCTGCCCGAGGCTTTCGCCGCGGTACGTGAGGCGGCCAAGCGCACGCTCGGCCAGCGGCACTACGACGTGCAGATCATGGGCGGTGCCGCCCTGCACCTCGGCAACATCGCCGAGATGAAGACCGGTGAGGGCAAGACCCTGGTGGCGACCCTCCCCGCGTACCTCAACGCGATCGCCGGCAAGGGCGTGCACGTCATCACCGTCAACGACTTCCTCGCCAGCTACCAGTCCGAGCTCATGGGACGCATCTTCCGGGCCCTCGGCATGACGACCGGGACGATCGTCTCGGGGCAGAACCCGCAGGTGCGCCGTGAGCAGTACAACGCCGACATCACCTACGGCACCAACAACGAGTTCGGCTTCGACTATCTGCGCGACAACATGGCGTGGCGCAAGGAGGACCTCGTCCAGCGCGGCCACTTCTTCGCCATCGTCGACGAGGTCGACTCGATCCTCATCGACGAGGCGCGCACCCCGCTGATCATCTCGGGACCGTCCTCCGGCGAGGCCAACCGGTGGTTCACCGAATTCGCCAAGATCGCACGGACGCTCGAGCCCGGCGTCGATTACGAGATCGACGAGAAGAAGCGCACCGTCGGCGTCCTCGAGCCCGGAATCGAGAAGGTCGAGGACTACCTCGGCATCGACAACCTCTACGAGTCGGCGAACACCCCGCTGATCTCGTTCCTGAACAACTCCATCAAGGCGCTCGCCCTGTTCAAGCGCGACACCGACTACGTCGTCATGAACGACGAGGTCATGATCGTCGACGAGCACACCGGCCGCATCCTCGTCGGTCGCCGCTACAACGAGGGCATCCACCAGGCGATCGAGGCCAAGGAGGGCGTGCCGGTCAAGGCGGAGAACCAGACCCTCGCCACGGTGACGCTGCAGAACTACTTCCGTCTCTACGAAAAGCTCTCCGGCATGACCGGAACCGCCGAGACCGAGGCGGCAGAGTTCATGTCGACCTACAAGCTCGGCGTCGTCCCCATCCCCACGAACAAGCCGATGGTCCGCAAGGACCAGTCCGACCTCGTCTACAAGAACGAGGAGGCGAAATTCGCCCAGGTCGTCGAGGACATCGTCGAGCGACACGCCAAGGGCCAGCCGGTGCTCGTCGGAACCGTCAGCGTCGAGAAGAGCGAGTACCTCTCTCGGCTGCTGGCGAAGAAGGGCGTCAAGCACGAGGTGCTCAACGCCAAGAACCACGCCCGGGAGGCCGAGATCGTCGCCCGCGCCGGACGTCTGGGCGCCGTCACCGTCGCGACGAACATGGCCGGCCGTGGAACCGACATCATGCTGGGCGGGAACGCGGAGTTCTTCGCTGTGCAGGAGATGAAGGCCAAGGGTCTGGATTCGCTCGAGACCCCCGACGAGTATGAGGCGGAGTGGGACGCCGTATACGACGCCGTGCGCGAGGGCGTCTCCGAAGAGGCGGCGAAGGTCGTCGAGACCGGTGGCCTCTACGTGCTCGGCACCGAGCGACACGAGTCCCGCCGCATCGACAACCAGCTGCGGGGTCGATCGGGTCGCCAGGGCGACCCCGGCGAGAGCCGTTTCTACCTGTCGCTCACCGATGACCTCATGCGCCTGTTCCAGTCGGGGGCGGCCGAGGCCATCATGGCGCGGACCAATTTCCCCGATGACGTCGCGATCGAGTCGGGCATGGTCTCGCGCGCCATCAAGAGCGCACAGTCGCAGGTCGAGGCGCGGAACGCCGAGATCCGCAAGAACGTGCTGAAGTACGACGACGTCCTGAACCGGCAGCGTGAGGCGATCTACGCCGACCGCCGTCACATCCTGCAGGGCGATGACATCGCCGACCGGGTGCAGCACTTCATCGAGGACGCCATCAACGCCGTCATCGACGACCACACCTCGTCGGGTCACACCGAGAGCTGGGACTTCGACGCCCTGTGGACCGAGTTGAAGACCCTCTACCCCGTGAGCGTCACGATCGACGAGGTCGTCGCCGAGGCCGGCAACAAGGGCCGCATCACTCCCGAGGTGCTCAAGCGCGAGCTGCTCTCCGACGCCAAGATCGCCTACGACAACCGCGAGGAGTCCCTCGGGTCGCCGGCGATGCGTGAACTGGAGCGCCGTGTCGTGCTGCAGGTGCTCGATCGCCGCTGGCGCGACCACCTCTACGAGATGGACTATCTCAAGGACGGCATCGGCCTGCGGGCGATGGCTCAGCGCGACCCTCTGATCGAGTACCAGCGCGAGGGCTACCAGATGTTCCAGGCGATGATGGGTCAGATCAAAGAGGAATCGGTCGGCTACCTCTACAACCTGGATGTCGAGGTGCGACGTGCCGGCGAGGGCGACCAGCCCGCCGAAGTGGAGGCCAAGGGTCTGGGCGCGGTGCCCGTCGAGGGGGAGCGGCTGCAGTACTCCGCGGCCAACGACGCCGGCGAGGTCGAAGTCCGCAACGATCGGGGTCAGGTGCAGCAGGCCGCGACCAACCGCATCCGCCAGGCCGCGGCCGCGGCGACCACCGTCGCCGAACCGCCCGAGGCCCCCGCGCCCCGCGGAGCGTTCGGGCAGCGGACCGGCGCCGACGCCGCCGGCGGCCCACCGAAGCCCGCGCCGCAGAACCGCGCAGAGCGTCGGGCGGCAGGCAAGAAGCGCTGA
- a CDS encoding pyridoxal phosphate-dependent aminotransferase translates to MTLLRPLDQSRKLRDVLYEIRGQALVEAQRLEAEGHNILKLNTGNPAAFGFDAPYQIVRDMIDAVPHAHGYSDSRGIMSARLAVVYRYEQTPGFPQVDPDDVYLGNGVSELITMTMQSLLDEGDEVLIPAPDYPLWTAMTSLGGGTPVHYHCDESAGWQPDLEDIRAKITERTKAIVVINPNNPTGAVYTREVLEGIADIAREHSLLLLADEIYDRIVFDDAEHIPMAVVAPDLLCLTFNGLSKTYRVAGYRSGWLVITGPKDHAAGFLEGITLLASTRLCPNVPAQHAVQAALSGIQSIDALIAPTGRLHEQRDAAWEGLEAIPGVTCVRPAGALYAFPRLDPEVYEIRDDAKLVYDFLVAEHVLLVQGTGFNWPTPDHVRIVTLPEARVLSQAIERLGNFLSSYRQ, encoded by the coding sequence ATGACGCTCCTTCGCCCCCTCGACCAATCGCGCAAGCTCCGCGACGTTCTCTACGAGATCCGCGGTCAGGCACTGGTGGAGGCGCAGCGGCTGGAGGCCGAGGGCCACAACATCCTGAAGCTGAACACCGGCAACCCCGCCGCGTTCGGGTTCGACGCGCCCTACCAGATCGTCCGCGACATGATCGATGCCGTGCCTCACGCGCACGGGTACAGCGACAGTCGAGGAATCATGTCGGCGCGGCTCGCGGTGGTGTACCGCTACGAGCAGACGCCCGGGTTCCCGCAGGTCGACCCCGACGACGTCTATCTCGGCAACGGCGTGTCCGAACTCATCACCATGACCATGCAGTCGCTTCTCGACGAGGGCGACGAGGTGCTCATCCCCGCGCCCGACTACCCGCTGTGGACCGCGATGACGAGCCTCGGCGGCGGAACTCCGGTGCACTACCACTGCGACGAGTCGGCGGGATGGCAACCCGACCTCGAGGACATCCGCGCCAAGATCACCGAGCGCACCAAGGCGATCGTGGTGATCAACCCGAACAACCCCACGGGGGCGGTGTACACCCGAGAGGTGCTGGAGGGAATCGCCGACATCGCCCGCGAGCACTCGCTGCTGCTGCTGGCGGACGAGATCTACGATCGCATCGTCTTCGACGACGCCGAACACATCCCGATGGCGGTCGTCGCCCCCGACCTGCTCTGTCTCACCTTCAACGGGTTGAGCAAGACCTATCGGGTCGCGGGATACCGTTCGGGATGGCTCGTCATCACGGGTCCGAAAGACCACGCTGCGGGCTTCCTCGAGGGGATCACGCTGCTCGCCTCGACGAGGCTCTGCCCCAACGTCCCCGCACAGCACGCCGTGCAGGCCGCGCTCTCGGGCATCCAGTCGATCGACGCCCTCATCGCGCCGACCGGCCGCCTGCATGAACAGCGCGATGCGGCCTGGGAAGGGCTCGAGGCGATTCCCGGGGTGACCTGCGTACGGCCGGCGGGTGCGCTGTACGCCTTCCCGCGGCTCGATCCCGAGGTGTACGAGATCCGCGACGACGCCAAGCTCGTCTACGACTTCCTCGTCGCCGAGCATGTGCTCCTCGTGCAGGGCACGGGCTTCAACTGGCCGACGCCTGACCACGTACGCATCGTCACGCTGCCGGAGGCGAGGGTGCTCAGTCAAGCGATCGAGCGGCTCGGCAACTTCCTGTCGTCGTATCGCCAGTAG
- a CDS encoding helix-turn-helix domain-containing protein, with translation MPESPSADVRMLAPAQVAEVLGVSVDEVIALVHERRLRGARVGSPARWRVEEQSVTDYLDDQAEEARRIALWHQSQEASFPELWGTGFVRNPD, from the coding sequence ATGCCCGAATCCCCGTCCGCCGACGTGCGCATGCTCGCGCCCGCGCAGGTCGCCGAGGTGCTGGGGGTCTCGGTGGACGAGGTGATCGCGCTCGTCCATGAGCGCCGGCTTCGCGGTGCCCGGGTCGGATCGCCCGCCCGCTGGCGAGTGGAGGAGCAGAGCGTCACCGACTACCTCGACGATCAGGCTGAGGAGGCCCGGCGGATCGCCCTGTGGCACCAGTCGCAGGAGGCCAGCTTCCCTGAGCTGTGGGGCACCGGTTTCGTCCGCAACCCCGACTGA